The Streptomyces sp. NL15-2K genome contains a region encoding:
- a CDS encoding VOC family protein, protein MAVQPEGTPCWADAMFTDVEGAKSFYGDVLGWTFGEASSEYGNYTQAYSDGKAVAAVVPPMPGQEGQSQWCLYFASPDAAATARKIRDNGGEVVMEPMQVGDFGTMCLGRDPSGVVFGVWQAGKHEGFEAPPEQPGAFCWAEVFTREPEKSDAFFPAVFPYRAKQMQDDAVDFRLFDVGDNTVLGRMKMTDEFPPEVPPYINVYFTVDNCDEAVARATKLGGVLRFGPMNTPFGRFAALSDPQGASFSVIDVTTTEGEMPQVTEVS, encoded by the coding sequence ATGGCCGTACAACCTGAGGGAACCCCCTGTTGGGCCGACGCGATGTTCACGGACGTGGAGGGAGCCAAGAGCTTCTACGGCGACGTCCTCGGCTGGACCTTCGGCGAGGCGTCGTCGGAGTACGGCAACTACACGCAGGCCTACTCGGACGGCAAGGCCGTCGCCGCCGTCGTACCGCCGATGCCCGGCCAGGAGGGGCAGTCGCAGTGGTGCCTGTACTTCGCTTCCCCGGACGCCGCGGCCACCGCCCGCAAGATCCGGGACAACGGCGGCGAGGTCGTGATGGAGCCGATGCAGGTCGGCGACTTCGGCACCATGTGCCTGGGCCGCGACCCCAGCGGCGTCGTCTTCGGCGTGTGGCAGGCGGGCAAGCACGAGGGGTTCGAGGCGCCGCCCGAGCAGCCCGGCGCGTTCTGCTGGGCCGAGGTCTTCACCCGTGAGCCCGAGAAGTCGGACGCGTTCTTCCCGGCCGTCTTCCCGTACCGCGCGAAGCAGATGCAGGACGACGCGGTCGACTTCCGCCTGTTCGACGTCGGCGACAACACGGTCCTCGGCCGCATGAAGATGACGGACGAGTTCCCGCCCGAGGTGCCGCCGTACATCAACGTCTACTTCACCGTCGACAACTGCGACGAGGCCGTCGCCCGGGCCACCAAGCTCGGCGGCGTCCTCAGGTTCGGACCGATGAACACCCCGTTCGGCCGGTTCGCCGCCCTCAGCGACCCGCAGGGCGCGAGTTTCTCGGTGATCGACGTCACGACGACCGAGGGCGAGATGCCGCAGGTCACCGAGGTGTCCTGA